A DNA window from Streptomyces asoensis contains the following coding sequences:
- the gatC gene encoding Asp-tRNA(Asn)/Glu-tRNA(Gln) amidotransferase subunit GatC, which produces MPGITREEVAHLARLARLELKPEELEHFAGQLDDIIGAVARVSEVADQDVPPTSHPLPLTNVMRADEVRPSLTPEQALSGAPAQEQQRFKVPQILGED; this is translated from the coding sequence ATGCCTGGCATCACGCGCGAGGAGGTCGCCCACCTCGCCCGGCTGGCGCGTCTGGAGCTGAAGCCCGAAGAGCTCGAACACTTCGCGGGACAGCTGGACGACATCATCGGCGCGGTCGCCCGCGTCAGCGAGGTCGCCGACCAAGACGTACCGCCGACCTCGCACCCGCTCCCGCTGACCAACGTCATGCGGGCGGACGAGGTCCGTCCGTCGCTCACCCCCGAGCAGGCGCTCTCCGGCGCCCCGGCCCAGGAGCAGCAGCGTTTCAAGGTGCCGCAGATCCTGGGGGAGGACTAA
- the gatA gene encoding Asp-tRNA(Asn)/Glu-tRNA(Gln) amidotransferase subunit GatA, producing the protein MTDNVTIIKLTAAETAEKIASGELTAVRVTEAHLARIEAVDEKVHAFLHVDREGALAQARAVDEKRERGEKLGPLAGVPLALKDIFTTEGIPTTVGSKILEGWIPPYDATLTKRLKAADVVILGKTNMDEFAMGSSTENSAYGPTGNPWDLTKIPGGSGGGSSAALASFQAPLAIGTDTGGSIRQPAAVTGTVGVKPTYGAVSRYGMVAFSSSLDQGGPCARTVLDAALLHEVIAGHDPLDSTSIDAPVPPVVEAARNGSVAGMRVGVVKQFRGEGYQAGVIQRFDESVALLKELGAEIVELDCPSFDLALSAYYLIAPSECSSNLARFDGLRYGRRTGDDGTRSAEEVTSLTREAGFGAEVKRRIMLGTYALSSGYYDAYYGSAQKVRTLITRDFEKAFEQVDVIVSPTTPTTAFAIGERADDPMAMYLADLCTIPTNLAGNAAMSLPCGLAPEDNLPVGLQIIAPALKDDRLYKVGAAVEAAFVERWGHPLLEEAPSL; encoded by the coding sequence ATGACGGACAACGTCACCATCATCAAGCTCACCGCCGCCGAGACCGCCGAGAAGATCGCCTCCGGCGAGCTCACGGCCGTCCGCGTCACCGAGGCGCACCTGGCCCGTATCGAGGCCGTCGACGAGAAGGTCCACGCCTTCCTGCACGTCGACCGTGAGGGCGCCCTCGCACAGGCCCGCGCCGTCGACGAGAAGCGGGAGCGCGGCGAGAAGCTCGGCCCGCTGGCCGGTGTGCCGCTCGCGCTCAAGGACATCTTCACCACCGAGGGCATCCCGACGACCGTCGGCTCGAAGATCCTCGAAGGCTGGATCCCGCCGTACGACGCGACGCTCACCAAGCGGCTGAAGGCCGCCGACGTCGTCATCCTCGGCAAGACCAACATGGACGAGTTCGCCATGGGGTCCTCCACCGAGAACAGCGCCTACGGCCCCACCGGCAACCCCTGGGACCTCACCAAGATCCCCGGCGGCTCCGGCGGCGGCTCCTCCGCCGCGCTCGCCTCGTTCCAGGCGCCGCTCGCCATCGGCACCGACACCGGCGGCTCCATCCGCCAGCCGGCCGCCGTCACCGGCACGGTCGGCGTGAAGCCGACGTACGGCGCGGTCTCCCGTTACGGCATGGTCGCCTTCTCCTCCTCCCTCGACCAGGGCGGCCCCTGCGCCCGCACGGTCCTGGACGCGGCGCTGCTGCACGAGGTGATCGCCGGGCACGACCCGCTGGACTCCACGTCCATCGACGCGCCCGTCCCGCCGGTCGTCGAGGCCGCACGCAACGGCAGCGTCGCGGGCATGCGCGTCGGCGTGGTCAAGCAGTTCCGCGGCGAGGGCTACCAGGCCGGAGTCATCCAGCGGTTCGACGAGTCCGTCGCGCTGCTGAAGGAGCTGGGCGCCGAGATCGTCGAGCTGGACTGCCCGTCCTTCGACCTCGCCCTGTCGGCGTACTACCTGATCGCGCCGTCCGAGTGCTCCTCCAACCTCGCCCGCTTCGACGGGCTGCGCTACGGCCGGCGCACCGGGGACGACGGCACCCGCTCGGCGGAGGAGGTCACCTCCCTCACCCGGGAGGCCGGCTTCGGCGCCGAGGTCAAGCGCCGCATCATGCTCGGCACGTACGCGCTGAGCTCCGGCTACTACGACGCCTACTACGGTTCGGCCCAGAAGGTCCGCACGCTCATCACGCGGGACTTCGAGAAGGCCTTCGAGCAGGTCGACGTGATCGTGTCGCCCACGACGCCGACCACCGCCTTCGCGATCGGCGAGCGCGCCGACGACCCGATGGCGATGTACCTGGCCGACCTGTGCACGATCCCGACCAACCTCGCGGGCAACGCGGCCATGTCGCTGCCCTGCGGTCTCGCCCCGGAGGACAACCTCCCGGTGGGCCTTCAGATCATCGCCCCGGCACTGAAGGACGACCGGCTGTACAAGGTCGGCGCCGCCGTCGAGGCCGCCTTCGTGGAAAGGTGGGGGCACCCGCTTCTCGAGGAGGCTCCGTCGCTGTGA
- a CDS encoding GNAT family N-acetyltransferase, translating to MYAISLGDDGAELRPLEPWHAEEFLAHLERGREFINQYVPFGSKATDVATARAALQRYADMRAADTGSLHGLWLDGRLVGGVLFLNFDAADANCEVGCWLEPAGTGRGLVTRAMRVLIDFAVEQRGIQRVEWIASAGNTPSLDVARRLGMTRDGVRRQSYPYRGVRHDLEVWSVLAQEWRDARARDAHSDH from the coding sequence ATGTACGCGATATCGCTGGGTGACGACGGGGCGGAGCTGCGCCCGCTGGAGCCCTGGCACGCCGAGGAGTTCCTGGCGCACCTGGAGCGGGGCCGGGAGTTCATCAACCAGTACGTGCCCTTCGGCTCCAAGGCCACCGACGTGGCCACCGCACGGGCGGCGCTCCAGCGGTACGCCGACATGCGCGCCGCCGACACCGGCTCGCTGCACGGCCTGTGGCTGGACGGCCGGCTCGTGGGCGGGGTCCTCTTCCTCAACTTCGACGCCGCCGACGCGAACTGCGAGGTCGGCTGCTGGCTGGAACCCGCCGGTACCGGACGCGGCCTCGTCACCCGGGCCATGCGCGTGCTGATCGACTTCGCCGTGGAACAGCGCGGGATCCAGCGCGTCGAGTGGATCGCCTCCGCGGGGAACACCCCCAGCCTGGACGTCGCCCGGCGGCTCGGGATGACCCGCGACGGCGTACGCCGGCAGTCCTACCCCTATCGTGGGGTGCGGCACGACCTCGAGGTGTGGTCCGTGCTGGCCCAGGAGTGGCGCGACGCACGCGCGCGCGACGCTCACAGCGATCATTAA
- the gatB gene encoding Asp-tRNA(Asn)/Glu-tRNA(Gln) amidotransferase subunit GatB: protein MTTTTDLVSYEDALASYDPVMGLEVHVELGTKTKMFCGCSTELGAEPNSQTCPTCLGMPGALPVVNAIGIESAIKIGLALNCEIAEWCRFARKNYFYPDMPKNFQTSQYDEPIAFDGYLDVQLEDGETFRVQIERAHMEEDTGKSTHVGGATGRIHGASHSLLDYNRAGIPLIEIVTKPIEGAGERAPEVARAYVRELRELIKALGVSEARMEMGQMRCDVNLSLRPHGREKFGTRSETKNVNSLRSVERAARFEIQRHAAVLNGGGTIVQETRHFHEDTGSTTSGRVKEEAEDYRYFPEPDLVPVAPSRAWVEELRAGLPELPLVRRNRLVAEWGITATDMQSILNAGALDLIVATIDAGADAASARKWWMGELARSANESGTSLDDLAITPEQVARVTELVTKGDLNDKLARQVIEGVLAGEGTPDEVVDKRGLKVVSDEGALTTAVEEAIAGNPGIADKIRGGKVAAAGALVGAVMKATRGQADAARVKELILEKLGVSEG from the coding sequence GTGACCACCACGACCGACCTGGTGTCGTACGAGGACGCGCTGGCGTCGTACGACCCCGTCATGGGCCTCGAGGTCCATGTCGAACTCGGCACCAAGACGAAGATGTTCTGCGGCTGTTCGACCGAGCTGGGCGCCGAGCCCAACTCGCAGACCTGCCCCACCTGCCTCGGCATGCCCGGCGCGCTTCCGGTCGTCAACGCGATCGGCATCGAGTCCGCGATCAAGATCGGTCTCGCGCTGAACTGCGAGATCGCCGAGTGGTGCCGCTTCGCGCGGAAGAACTACTTCTACCCGGACATGCCGAAGAACTTCCAGACCTCCCAGTACGACGAGCCGATCGCCTTCGACGGCTACCTCGACGTACAGCTGGAGGACGGCGAGACCTTCCGGGTGCAGATCGAGCGCGCCCACATGGAGGAGGACACCGGCAAGTCGACGCACGTCGGCGGCGCCACCGGCCGTATCCACGGCGCGTCCCACTCCCTGCTGGACTACAACCGCGCCGGCATCCCGCTGATCGAGATCGTCACCAAGCCGATCGAGGGGGCCGGCGAGCGCGCCCCCGAGGTCGCGCGGGCGTACGTCCGTGAACTGCGCGAGCTCATCAAGGCGCTCGGCGTCTCCGAGGCGCGCATGGAGATGGGCCAGATGCGCTGCGACGTGAACCTGTCGCTGCGTCCGCACGGCCGCGAGAAGTTCGGCACCCGCTCCGAGACGAAGAACGTGAACTCGCTGCGGTCCGTGGAGCGCGCGGCCCGCTTCGAGATCCAGCGGCACGCCGCCGTGCTGAACGGCGGCGGCACGATCGTCCAGGAGACCCGCCACTTCCACGAGGACACCGGGTCGACGACCTCGGGCCGCGTGAAGGAGGAGGCCGAGGACTACCGGTACTTCCCGGAGCCCGACCTGGTGCCGGTCGCCCCGTCCCGCGCGTGGGTCGAGGAGCTGCGGGCCGGTCTGCCGGAGCTGCCGCTGGTCCGCCGCAACCGGCTGGTCGCCGAGTGGGGCATCACCGCCACCGACATGCAGTCGATCCTGAACGCCGGCGCGCTGGACCTGATCGTCGCCACCATCGACGCCGGGGCCGACGCGGCCTCCGCTCGCAAGTGGTGGATGGGCGAACTGGCCCGCAGCGCCAACGAGTCGGGCACCTCGCTCGACGACCTGGCGATCACGCCGGAGCAGGTCGCGCGGGTCACCGAGCTGGTCACCAAGGGCGACCTGAACGACAAGCTGGCCCGTCAGGTCATCGAGGGCGTCCTCGCGGGCGAGGGCACCCCGGACGAGGTCGTCGACAAGCGCGGTCTGAAGGTCGTCTCCGACGAGGGCGCGCTCACCACCGCCGTCGAGGAGGCCATCGCCGGCAACCCGGGCATCGCCGACAAGATCCGCGGTGGCAAGGTGGCCGCGGCCGGCGCGCTGGTCGGCGCCGTGATGAAGGCCACGCGCGGGCAGGCCGACGCGGCCCGCGTCAAGGAGCTCATCCTGGAGAAGCTGGGCGTCAGCGAGGGCTGA
- the ligA gene encoding NAD-dependent DNA ligase LigA, with the protein MAGDRQAETTVPSEARDKHAQLAEQIEEHRFRYYVKDAPVVSDAEFDRLLRALEALEEEHPQLRTPDSPTQKVAGAYATEFTAVQHRERMLSLDNAFDDLELAAWAERVHKDVGSSAHHFLCELKVDGLAVNLTYENGRLTRAATRGDGRTGEDITPNVRTIADIPDRLTGDGVPTLVEIRGEVYFPMEKFEELNARLVEAGDKPFANPRNAAAGSLRQKDPRVTATRPLHMVVHGIGALEGYEGLDRLSGAYDLLKTWGLPTSRHNKVVGDLDGVRAFIAYYGENRHSVEHEIDGVVVKLDEIRLQGRLGSTARAPRWAIAYKYAPEEVNTRLVDIRVGVGRTGRVTPYAQVEPVTVAGSEVEFATLHNQEVVKAKGVLIGDTVVLRKAGDVIPEILGPVADLRDGSEREFVMPAECPACGTALRPMKEGDIDLRCPNARSCPAQLRERLFYLAGRRALDVEHFGYVAAAALTNPLEPSEPPLRDEGDLFDLTIERLLPIKAYVLDQDSGLPKRDPKTGEEKIATVFANQQGEPKKNALAMLENIAAAKERPLARVLTGLSIRHVGPVAAEALAREFRSIERIEQASQEELAATDGVGAIIAASLKEWFAEEWHQEILRKWRAAGVRMQEEGSGEDEGPRPLEGLTVVVTGTLEHFTRDGAKDALQSRGAKVTGSVSKKTSFVVVGDSPGSKYDKAMQLKVPVLDEDGFTVLLEQGPEAASEAALPIEE; encoded by the coding sequence GTGGCCGGCGACAGGCAAGCGGAGACGACGGTGCCCAGCGAGGCACGGGACAAGCACGCGCAGCTGGCTGAGCAGATCGAGGAGCACCGCTTCCGGTACTACGTGAAGGACGCTCCCGTCGTCAGCGACGCCGAGTTCGACAGGCTGCTGCGTGCCCTGGAAGCCCTGGAGGAGGAGCATCCGCAACTGCGCACGCCCGACTCCCCCACCCAGAAGGTCGCGGGCGCGTACGCCACGGAGTTCACGGCCGTCCAGCACCGCGAACGCATGCTGTCGCTCGATAACGCCTTCGACGACCTGGAGCTCGCCGCCTGGGCGGAGCGTGTCCACAAGGACGTGGGCAGCTCCGCCCACCACTTCCTGTGCGAGCTCAAGGTCGACGGTCTCGCCGTCAACCTCACCTACGAGAACGGCCGTCTCACGCGCGCGGCGACCCGGGGCGACGGCCGCACGGGCGAGGACATCACGCCCAATGTGCGCACCATCGCCGATATCCCCGACCGGCTCACGGGGGACGGCGTCCCCACCCTGGTGGAGATCCGCGGCGAGGTGTACTTCCCGATGGAGAAGTTCGAGGAGCTGAACGCCCGTCTGGTCGAGGCGGGCGACAAGCCCTTCGCCAACCCGCGCAACGCCGCGGCGGGCTCCCTGCGCCAGAAGGACCCGCGCGTCACCGCGACGCGCCCGCTGCACATGGTGGTGCACGGCATCGGCGCCCTGGAGGGGTACGAGGGCCTCGACCGGCTGTCCGGGGCCTACGACCTCCTCAAGACCTGGGGTCTGCCCACCTCCCGGCACAACAAGGTGGTCGGCGACCTCGACGGCGTACGGGCGTTCATCGCGTACTACGGCGAGAACCGGCACTCGGTGGAGCACGAGATCGACGGCGTGGTCGTCAAGCTCGACGAGATCCGCCTCCAGGGCCGGCTCGGCTCCACCGCCCGGGCTCCCCGGTGGGCGATCGCCTACAAGTACGCGCCGGAGGAGGTCAACACCCGGCTCGTGGACATCCGGGTGGGGGTCGGCCGCACCGGCCGTGTGACGCCGTACGCCCAGGTCGAGCCGGTCACGGTCGCGGGTTCCGAGGTCGAGTTCGCCACGCTGCACAACCAGGAGGTCGTCAAGGCCAAGGGCGTCCTGATCGGCGACACGGTGGTGCTGCGCAAGGCCGGTGACGTGATCCCGGAGATCCTCGGCCCGGTCGCGGACCTGCGGGACGGCAGCGAGCGCGAGTTCGTGATGCCCGCCGAGTGCCCGGCGTGCGGCACGGCGCTGCGGCCGATGAAGGAGGGGGACATCGACCTGCGGTGTCCCAACGCCCGTTCCTGCCCCGCCCAGTTGCGCGAGCGCCTGTTCTACCTGGCCGGGCGCAGGGCCCTGGACGTCGAGCACTTCGGCTATGTCGCGGCGGCCGCCCTCACCAACCCGCTGGAGCCGTCCGAGCCGCCGCTGCGCGACGAGGGCGACCTCTTCGACCTCACCATCGAGCGGCTGCTGCCCATCAAGGCGTACGTCCTCGACCAGGACAGCGGACTGCCCAAGCGGGATCCGAAGACCGGCGAGGAGAAGATCGCCACCGTCTTCGCCAACCAGCAGGGCGAGCCGAAGAAGAACGCGCTCGCCATGCTGGAGAACATCGCCGCCGCCAAGGAACGTCCGCTGGCGCGCGTCCTCACCGGACTGTCGATCCGTCACGTCGGACCGGTCGCGGCGGAGGCCCTGGCCCGCGAGTTCCGCTCGATCGAGCGGATCGAACAGGCGTCGCAGGAGGAGCTGGCGGCCACCGACGGGGTGGGCGCCATCATCGCGGCCTCGCTCAAGGAGTGGTTCGCCGAGGAGTGGCACCAGGAGATCCTGCGCAAGTGGCGGGCGGCCGGGGTCCGCATGCAGGAGGAGGGCTCCGGGGAGGACGAGGGGCCGCGCCCGCTCGAAGGGCTGACGGTCGTGGTCACCGGCACCCTCGAACACTTCACCCGGGACGGCGCCAAGGACGCCCTCCAGAGCCGTGGAGCGAAGGTGACCGGTTCGGTCTCGAAGAAGACGTCGTTCGTCGTTGTGGGTGACAGCCCCGGATCGAAATACGACAAGGCGATGCAGCTGAAGGTTCCGGTTCTGGACGAGGACGGCTTCACCGTCCTGCTGGAACAGGGCCCCGAAGCGGCCTCCGAAGCGGCCCTGCCGATCGAGGAGTAG
- a CDS encoding MMPL family transporter — protein MAALARWCVRNRLIAVLIWLLALGGTATAALAVGSAYSDDYEVPGTESGRAARLLAEGFPGLGGDSDTVVWHTASGSVRAADVEQTMNGALDRIAELPGVASVTGPYDGQGQERISKDAHTAYATVIFEDRAEDVTRGEAQAVVDTARAAGTDGLQVELGGSAVALTESSGGHLAEIVGVVVAAVVLFLAFGSLAASALPIATALVGVGTAYAGIVLLGHAMTVADFAPMLGMLVGLGVGIDYALFIVTRHRRGLKRGLTVTEAATNAVATTGRAVVFAGATVCIALLGMLTLRLGFLDGVAIAASLTVVLTVAASVTLLPALLSFIGMRALSRRERRRLAEHGPRPELPTGLAARWSAFVERHPRKLGACALAVVAVLALPTLSLRLGTSDQGNGPESATTRQAYDLLAEGFGAGVNGPLTLVTRVGGAEDRLALDNLGTTLRATEDVASVTPVTFGSGGRTAYLTVVPGSAPQSQRTSELVERLRTEVLPRAETGTTLDVHVGGVTAGYDDFADVIVGKLPLFVGAVVGLGCLLLLLAFRSVGIPLKAAVMNVAAVAAAFGIVVAVFQWGWGSELLGLGRAGPIEPFLPVIMVSVLFGLSMDYQVFLVSRMYEEWLETGDNRRAVRVGLAETSRVINSAAVVMISVFLAFVLSGDRVIAMFGIALAAAVALDAFVLRTLLVPALMHLLGSANWWLPRRLDRYLPRISIEPPECRATHERLTETVEALEKERRPDVRDIAG, from the coding sequence GTGGCAGCCCTCGCACGCTGGTGTGTCCGCAACCGCCTCATCGCGGTGCTGATCTGGCTCCTCGCTCTCGGCGGCACCGCCACCGCCGCACTCGCCGTCGGCTCCGCCTACTCCGACGACTACGAGGTCCCCGGCACCGAGTCCGGCCGCGCCGCCCGGCTGCTCGCCGAAGGCTTCCCGGGCCTCGGCGGGGACAGCGACACCGTCGTCTGGCACACCGCCTCCGGCTCCGTGCGCGCCGCCGACGTCGAACAGACCATGAACGGCGCGCTCGACAGGATCGCCGAACTCCCGGGCGTGGCCTCCGTGACCGGGCCCTACGACGGCCAGGGACAGGAGCGGATCAGCAAGGACGCGCACACCGCCTACGCCACCGTGATCTTCGAGGACCGCGCCGAGGACGTCACCCGGGGCGAGGCGCAGGCCGTCGTCGACACGGCGCGCGCCGCGGGGACCGACGGGCTCCAGGTCGAACTCGGCGGCAGCGCCGTCGCGCTCACCGAGTCCTCCGGCGGGCATCTCGCCGAGATCGTCGGCGTGGTCGTCGCCGCGGTCGTGCTGTTCCTCGCGTTCGGGTCGCTCGCCGCCTCCGCCCTGCCGATCGCCACCGCCCTGGTCGGGGTCGGGACCGCCTACGCCGGCATCGTGCTGCTCGGGCACGCCATGACCGTCGCCGACTTCGCGCCCATGCTCGGCATGCTCGTCGGACTCGGCGTCGGCATCGACTACGCGCTCTTCATCGTCACCCGGCACCGGCGCGGACTGAAACGGGGGCTCACGGTCACCGAGGCCGCCACGAACGCCGTCGCCACCACCGGCCGCGCCGTCGTCTTCGCCGGCGCCACGGTGTGCATCGCCCTGCTGGGCATGCTGACCCTGCGGCTGGGCTTCCTCGACGGCGTGGCGATCGCCGCCTCCCTGACCGTCGTCCTCACCGTCGCCGCCTCCGTGACCCTGCTGCCCGCCCTGCTGTCCTTCATCGGCATGCGCGCCCTCAGCCGCCGCGAACGCCGCCGGCTCGCCGAGCACGGGCCCCGGCCGGAGCTGCCGACGGGCCTCGCCGCCCGCTGGTCGGCGTTCGTCGAACGCCACCCCAGGAAGCTCGGCGCGTGCGCCCTCGCCGTCGTCGCCGTCCTCGCCCTGCCCACCCTCTCCCTGCGCCTCGGCACCTCCGACCAGGGCAACGGACCCGAGTCCGCCACCACCCGGCAGGCCTACGACCTCCTCGCCGAGGGCTTCGGCGCCGGTGTGAACGGGCCGCTCACCCTCGTGACCCGCGTCGGGGGCGCCGAGGACCGGCTCGCCCTCGACAATCTCGGCACCACCCTGCGCGCCACCGAGGACGTGGCGTCGGTGACCCCGGTGACCTTCGGCTCGGGCGGCCGTACCGCGTACCTCACCGTCGTCCCCGGGTCCGCACCCCAGTCGCAGCGCACCAGCGAACTCGTCGAACGGCTGCGCACCGAGGTGCTGCCCCGCGCCGAGACCGGCACCACCCTCGACGTGCACGTCGGCGGAGTGACGGCCGGCTACGACGACTTCGCGGACGTCATCGTCGGCAAGCTCCCGCTGTTCGTCGGCGCCGTCGTCGGCCTGGGCTGCCTGCTGCTCCTGCTCGCGTTCAGGTCCGTCGGGATACCGCTCAAGGCCGCCGTGATGAACGTGGCCGCCGTCGCCGCCGCCTTCGGGATCGTCGTGGCCGTCTTCCAGTGGGGCTGGGGGAGCGAACTGCTGGGGCTCGGCCGCGCGGGGCCCATCGAGCCCTTCCTCCCCGTGATCATGGTGTCGGTGCTCTTCGGGCTCTCCATGGACTACCAGGTGTTCCTGGTCAGCCGGATGTACGAGGAATGGCTGGAGACCGGCGACAACCGGCGCGCCGTCCGGGTCGGGCTCGCCGAGACGAGCCGCGTGATCAACTCCGCGGCGGTCGTCATGATCTCCGTCTTCCTCGCCTTCGTGCTCAGCGGCGACCGGGTGATCGCCATGTTCGGCATCGCCCTCGCCGCGGCCGTCGCCCTCGACGCCTTCGTGCTGCGCACCCTGCTGGTGCCCGCCCTCATGCACCTGCTCGGCAGCGCGAACTGGTGGCTGCCGCGCCGCCTCGACCGGTACCTGCCGCGGATCAGCATCGAGCCGCCCGAGTGCCGTGCCACCCATGAGAGGCTCACCGAGACAGTGGAGGCACTGGAGAAGGAGCGCCGGCCGGATGTACGCGATATCGCTGGGTGA
- a CDS encoding putative bifunctional diguanylate cyclase/phosphodiesterase: MEPTESAAPDSRLRRRRVAGVWWGSWWTERSERQTGAPARQPRDTASQGAPYTGAQGALPTPAHSAPYSPPRPAPRPAPDPRGSAAPHPGPSDAEADRHLSWPALPSAVISAAAFALGAGFYRAFTGHHALFPSGTAGWSLAVLAGVIVGHLVLLGRARWWGGTGSGAALTLAVLLLYGWVPAGLVSLTVVVLVGIARRHRWRQGVLHGAVDILGIGTGALLLAACGRIPSVEHPWTPDSWTVYTGPQVVLVAVAYLAVTRVLLWHLHAPRAAGVPTVARTALVRQGLVAVALLGIAPLVCVVAVAKPILLPLFAIPLIALDSTLWIARARAEEQLRDPLTGLPNRQWLLERIWTALDDAERIGARTALMLIDLDRFRSVNDTLGHLAGDRLLLQIAERLRLALPRGAEVARLGGDEFAVLLPVADSTTSASRVARGLVADLGSPLDLDGLTLVLEASAGVAVFPDHALDAEGMLRRADVAMYQAKRDRTGVEVYESKRDSNTPDRLGLLGDLRRALDAHEVQLHYQPKVRFDGHVAGLEALVRWVHPERGKVPPDEFIAIAESSGLMPHLTDYVLETALAQVARWRAQGLFVPVAVNVSPRDVHTPGFAGSVAARLARHGVPAGALQLEITEHVLLEDPQRAADTLNGLTGHGVKMSLDDFGTGYSSLVHLRRLPVSELKIDRSFVARLAVDTEDAEIVRCTIDLAHSLGLLVVAEGVEDDETWERLRDLGCDAVQGWLVAAAMPPEETTAWLRARGSRGWQRPAAALPAAASDE; the protein is encoded by the coding sequence ATGGAACCGACCGAGAGCGCCGCCCCGGACTCACGGCTGCGCCGACGCCGGGTCGCCGGCGTCTGGTGGGGAAGCTGGTGGACGGAGCGCTCCGAGCGGCAGACCGGCGCCCCGGCACGGCAGCCGCGCGACACCGCGTCCCAGGGCGCCCCGTACACCGGGGCCCAGGGCGCCCTGCCCACCCCCGCGCACAGCGCCCCGTACAGCCCGCCCCGCCCGGCGCCGCGTCCCGCCCCGGACCCCCGTGGGTCCGCCGCCCCGCATCCGGGGCCGTCCGACGCCGAGGCCGACCGGCACCTGTCCTGGCCCGCGCTGCCCTCGGCCGTCATATCCGCCGCCGCGTTCGCCCTCGGCGCCGGTTTCTACCGCGCCTTCACCGGCCACCACGCGCTCTTCCCCTCCGGCACGGCCGGCTGGTCCCTGGCCGTCCTGGCCGGGGTCATCGTCGGCCACCTGGTGCTGCTCGGCCGCGCCCGCTGGTGGGGCGGCACCGGTTCGGGAGCCGCCCTCACCCTCGCCGTCCTGCTGCTGTACGGCTGGGTGCCGGCCGGCCTGGTCAGCCTCACCGTCGTCGTCCTGGTCGGCATAGCCCGGCGCCACCGCTGGCGGCAGGGCGTCCTGCACGGCGCGGTGGACATCCTCGGCATCGGCACCGGCGCCCTGCTGCTGGCCGCCTGCGGCCGGATACCCTCCGTCGAACACCCCTGGACCCCGGACAGCTGGACCGTCTACACCGGTCCCCAGGTGGTCCTGGTGGCCGTCGCCTACCTCGCCGTCACCCGCGTGCTGCTCTGGCACCTGCACGCCCCGCGCGCCGCCGGAGTGCCCACCGTCGCCCGGACGGCCCTGGTCCGGCAGGGCCTGGTCGCCGTCGCCCTGCTCGGCATCGCCCCGCTGGTCTGCGTGGTGGCCGTGGCCAAGCCGATCCTGCTGCCGCTCTTCGCCATCCCGCTCATCGCCCTCGACTCCACCCTGTGGATAGCCCGCGCCCGCGCCGAGGAGCAGCTGCGCGACCCGCTGACGGGGCTGCCCAACCGCCAGTGGCTCCTGGAGCGCATCTGGACCGCCCTGGACGACGCGGAACGCATCGGGGCCCGTACCGCACTGATGCTGATCGACCTCGACCGCTTCCGGTCGGTCAACGACACCCTCGGTCATCTCGCCGGGGACCGGCTGCTCCTCCAGATAGCCGAACGGCTCCGGCTCGCCCTGCCCCGCGGGGCGGAGGTCGCGCGGCTCGGCGGGGACGAGTTCGCCGTCTTACTGCCCGTCGCCGACTCCACGACCTCGGCCTCGCGGGTCGCCCGGGGGCTGGTCGCCGACCTCGGCTCACCGCTCGACCTCGACGGCCTGACCCTCGTGCTGGAGGCCAGCGCCGGCGTCGCCGTCTTCCCCGACCACGCCCTCGACGCGGAGGGCATGCTGCGCCGGGCCGACGTGGCGATGTACCAGGCCAAGCGGGACCGCACGGGCGTCGAGGTGTACGAGTCCAAGCGCGACTCCAACACCCCCGACCGGCTCGGCCTGCTGGGCGACCTGCGGCGGGCGCTCGACGCGCACGAGGTGCAGCTGCACTACCAGCCGAAGGTCCGCTTCGACGGACATGTGGCCGGCCTCGAGGCGCTGGTGCGCTGGGTGCACCCGGAGCGCGGGAAGGTGCCGCCGGACGAGTTCATAGCGATCGCCGAATCGTCCGGGCTGATGCCCCATCTGACGGACTACGTGCTGGAGACGGCGCTCGCCCAGGTCGCGCGCTGGCGGGCCCAGGGCCTGTTCGTGCCGGTCGCGGTCAACGTCTCCCCGCGCGACGTCCACACACCGGGTTTCGCCGGCTCCGTCGCGGCGCGGCTGGCCCGGCACGGAGTGCCCGCGGGAGCGCTCCAACTGGAGATAACCGAACACGTCCTGCTGGAGGACCCGCAGCGCGCCGCCGACACCCTCAACGGGCTGACCGGGCACGGCGTGAAGATGTCGCTGGACGACTTCGGGACGGGCTACTCCTCCCTGGTGCACCTGCGCCGCCTGCCGGTGAGCGAGCTGAAGATCGACCGCTCCTTCGTGGCCCGGCTGGCCGTCGACACCGAGGACGCGGAGATCGTGCGCTGCACGATCGACCTCGCGCATTCCCTGGGACTCCTGGTCGTCGCCGAGGGCGTCGAGGACGACGAGACCTGGGAACGCCTGCGCGACCTGGGCTGCGACGCCGTCCAGGGCTGGCTGGTCGCGGCGGCGATGCCGCCGGAGGAGACGACGGCGTGGCTGCGGGCCCGGGGCTCGCGCGGATGGCAGCGCCCGGCCGCTGCGCTGCCCGCGGCGGCCTCCGACGAGTGA